In the genome of bacterium, the window CAGCCGAACTGCTCCTCGTAGAACCGCGCCAGCGCTCTCCAATCCTTCGCGATCAGATTCGTGTGGCCGAACTTCGCGCCTGCGATCATCGCATGTCCTCCGATTACGGTTTGCACCACTTCGGGAACGCATTCGAATGGTCGTGTGTCAGGTCTAACTCGTGATTAACTTGAGCCGCGCCTTCGGTAATGAGCTATCCCTGCGCCGTCTGCCCGAGCCTGCCCGGGGACAAGATCATTGTCGCGTGGGGAGAGCGACGCGACTCACACCATATAACTGATGTCTCCCGACGCTGACGGATACGCATACAGCGCATTCCTCACCGCGCTTGCCTTCACCCCGGCGCGCATCGCGAGGGCAAACAGGTTGATGACATCGTCCGCGTGAGGACCGAGGACGTGGGCGCCGAGAATTCGGTCCTCCTCCTCGTCCACCAGCACCTTGTAGCTCGCGTATGCGTTGCCGATTCGGCGAGACGAATACCAGTCCGACATGTCCTCGTGTTTCACGGTGAAGCGAAGGCCCCGCGCCTCGGCGACCTCTTCGCGCAATCCCACCGCCGCCAGCGGCGGAAGGGAGAACACGACGGTCGGAACCGCGCTGTAGTCGGGTTTCCGCTGGTTCCCCTTTAACAGATTCGCCGCAATGACCTCGCCGTCCATGCCAGCGACCGGCGTGAGGGGCAAGCCCGCGCTCGCCGCGCTGTCGCCGCCAGCGTACACGGCCGGGTTACTGACGCTCTGGAGATACTCGTTAACGACGACCCCCCGCGTCTCGGCCCTGACATTGCCCTTCTCGTGATCCAGGTCATCAATCTCGGGGACCCGCCCGGCCGCGTGCACGACCAAATCAGCTTCGTAGGCGTGTTTGTGGGCACCGCTTGCGGCGTGCACGATCAGCCCCGTACCTCGCTTCTCCACCGCCTCCACCGCGGCATTGAGCTCGAGGTTAATGCCGGCGTCCCGCGTGGCTCTTTGCCACTGGTCCACCAGATCGGGGTCGAACCCTTCAAGTGGACGCGTCCCCCGGTGCACAATCGTTGCCTCGGCGCCCGCCCGGGCGGCCACATGGGCGAACTCGGCGGCGATGTAACCTCCGCCGACGAGCACGATACGCCTGGGCAGTGCTTCGAGCTCGAGGAACTGCGTGCTGGTGGTGAGGTGCTCCTCACCCGGGATGTGCAGGGTCTGCGGACGGGCGCCGACCGCAATCACGATGCGACGGGCCGTCAGCGTTCGGTCGCCGACCTGGATCGTCGACGGATCAAGGAACCGCGCAATCCCGTGATACGTGGCGATGCCGGCGTCCCGAAATCCCGCTTCCCGATCTTCGGGGACCGGCTCGGTAAAAGTGCGCTTGAACCGAATTAGCGCCGGCCAATCGAGGCGCAGATGCTCTCCGACAGCGCCTCGGCCCTGCATGCGCCTGTACCAATCGACCACATCCGCGACGCCAACCAGCACCTTCTTCGGATCGCAACCGCGGAGGGCGCAGGTACCGCCGAATGGTCGCTTGTCGATGATCGCCACCGACCATCCGGCCTTGCGACAGGCATAGGCCGGCGTTGAGCCGGCGTGCCCCGTGCCGATCACGACGAGGTCGTACTCAGCCATGGTGATCCTCCCTTGGTGCCCGATTTTATACAGCGTTCACACCTACGGGTACCAGTGTGCGCCACACCCGCACCACTTCAGCCACGCTCCAGGCTTGGGCGATGCACCCCCGAGGCAGATGCGGGGGGTCGCCGTCAAAGATCTCGGAGATGGTGCCGAGGCCCGCGTCGCACAGGTGGGGTGCAAAACTCCGCAGCAGGGCGAGGGCGGCCTCGGGATCCCGGTGCACGCGGTGGTGCGCCTCGGCGTAGGGACCGATGAGCCACGCCCAGACCGAGCCCTGGTGATACGCGCCGTCCCGGCGGGCGACATCGCCCCCGTAGTCCCCGCGATAGGCTGGGTTGTCGGGACTGAGCGAGCGCAGGCCGTATGTGGTGAGCAGCATGCGCCCGACCTCGTCGACCACACCGGCGGCGTCGGCGCCGTCGAGCAGCGGAAACGGGAGGGAGACGGCAAAGATCTGGTTCGGGCGCAGCGTGAGGTCGTCGCCACCAGGGCCGTCCACGACGTCGGCGAGGTGGCGTCGATCCGGCCCGAGGAAGCGGGCGCGAAATGAGGTGTGCACCCGCTCGGCCACGGTCGCATACCGTTCGGCGGCGACCTCGCGCCTCACGGCCAAGAACGCGGCCACGGTCCGCAGCGCGTTATACCACAGCGCATTGATCTCCACGGGCTTCCCGATGCGCGGGGTCACGACCCAGTCGCCAACCTTCGCGTCCATCCAGGTGAGCTGGACGCCCGGTTGCCCGGCGCGGAGCAGGCCGTCCGCGGGGTCCATCCCGATGCCAAATCGCGTGCCCTGCAGGTGCCGCTCCAGGATCTCCCGGAGCGCAGGCAGCAGCTCGTCGACCAGCCCGTCATCCCCGGTCGCCTCATGGTATGCCCGCACGGCCAACACATACCAGAGCGAGGCGTCCGCGGTATTGTATCCGGGGATCGCGCCGGAGCGATCGGGGAAGTTGTTCGGCAGGAGCCCGTCCGCGACAAACCGGGCGAACCCACGCAAGATCCCGGCCGCTTCTGCGGGACGGCCGGTCGACAGGGCAAGCCCGGGCAGGCTGATCATCGTGTCCCGGCCCCAATCATTGAACCAGTGATAGCCGGCGATCACCGTCTTGCCGGCGCCTCCATCCGTGTTCCGGCTGACGAGAAACTGGTCGGCCGCCAGGGTGAGTTGCTGGAGGACACGATCCCCGTGCGCGACGCCGGCGCGGCGCAGAAGCTCCTCCTGCCGGGCGCGTGCGCCCTCAAGGGCCGCCGAGCCCTCCACGACCTCCCCGGCCTCTGCCGTCGCGACGAGGGTAACGCTCTCGCCCGTTTGGAGGGAGGCATGAAAGACGCCGGGGGCGTAGAGGTCCGATCGGTCGTCGAGCCCACGCGCCGCCTCCTCACGGTGCCGGAAGTTCCAATACCAGACGCCGCCGGCGGCGAATCGACCGCCGTCGCAGACGAGCCGGTACGGCACGGCATCGGCGGAGGCGCGAATCATCACCCCACCGGCGACCGCGGCGGCCTCGGGCCTCCATCCTTGCCCCGACCGCAGCGCGTGAAAGTCCCGGTAGGTCACGAGCGGCGTGATCTCGAGGTTCACGGGCTCGGTGCCCCGAACCAGGCGGTAACGGACGTACGTCGTGTTGGCGCCGAGCGCCATCCACACCCGCTTCTCCACCACGGCGTCCGCGAGCTCGAAGTGCCATACCGGGAGCATCCCCTCGAGCAGAAACCCCCGCTGGTATTTGTAACCGGGCGGGTCGACCGTCCCGTCGCCGTACTCGTGCGTGGACAGCGGATAGCGGCGTCCACCGTATCCGGCCCACTCCGCCAAGCCGCCGACGAGCACGGTGCGACCCACGGGCGGGGTCAAGGCCGCCACGAGCAGGCCGTGATACCGGCGGGTGGCGATCCCGGCAAGCGTCCCGGACGCGTATCCTCCCAGGCCGTTGGTGACAATCCACTCGCGCCGGATCCCGGACGGTAGATCGCCGCAGATCTCGCGACCAAAGCGGACGAGCGGGGACTCCAGCACCGTCCCACACGCTCCCGGTCCAATCTTGCGCACCGCTCCCCCCGGCTACCTGCCCTTCGTTTGCTCGAGTAGTTTCGCCGCCAGGGCCGTCTACCCCGTCTGGTGGCTCGCCCAACCCGGGGAGGCCGTGATCGTCGCCTGCGTCGTGGCGACAAACCGTCCGAAATCGAAGCTCACGATGGGAGTGGGCGGCGAGGATAGACTGCCGCTGGGCACGGCCGCTAAGGGGACGCCATCTCGTAGAGGATGCCGATCGCCTGCCCGCCCTTCGCCTGCGTGAAATCCCCGGCAAGCTGTCCCGCGATCGACGCGATCGAGGTTGTCACGATGCCGGCCTGCACGAGGCGGCGGAGCGCCGCGTCCTCGGTGCGTGGGGAGAGTCCGCCACACGCGTCGACGACGACTTGTACCTGGTAGCCGCGGGCCGCGCCTGAGAGCGCCGAGTGCTGCACAATGATCTCGGTGGCGACGCCGGCAACGAGCAGCGTCTTTTTGCCGGTCTGCGCGATGGCATCGCGCGTCGCTGCGTGTATGAACGCATCGGTGGTATTACGAACGTGCTGCGGCAGCGCTCCCAGCGACGCGGCAATCTCCGGGGTGACGCGAGGCTCCCCGCTTTCCCCGGCGGCAGTGGTGAGAATCGCCGGGATTTCGAAGAGGCGGGCGAGCTTCGCGAGCGCGGCCACCGCACGGCGCAGACGGGCCGGATCGTGCGTGGCAGAACGCTCGAGAATCCCCGCCTGCAGGTCGGCGAAGAGGATGACGGCGTTCTTGGGGTCGAGGGGGGCGTAGTTCATCGTGTGTATTCCTCCAGTCGCGCGCGCGCGTCGCGTATCTCTTCCTGAATCTGATCGCCGCTCAGGCGTGACTCCGCCACCATCCAGGCGCCGCCCCCGCCCTATACCACAGCCGATGCATAGTCAGTCGAGATGCTGAGATCTTTCCACTGCCTGTCTGACTCGAGCGTTTGGAGGGCGTGCTGCTCGGCCGCGTTATATGAGTCGCTTCCGAGCAACAGCCGCAGCGGCGGATCGGACAGAGATGCGAGATGCAAAACCGCCGCGGCCGCCTTGGCCGGATCGCCCGGCTGCTTGCCGTTGTAACTGCGCTGAAACCGCA includes:
- a CDS encoding NAD(P)/FAD-dependent oxidoreductase; this encodes MAEYDLVVIGTGHAGSTPAYACRKAGWSVAIIDKRPFGGTCALRGCDPKKVLVGVADVVDWYRRMQGRGAVGEHLRLDWPALIRFKRTFTEPVPEDREAGFRDAGIATYHGIARFLDPSTIQVGDRTLTARRIVIAVGARPQTLHIPGEEHLTTSTQFLELEALPRRIVLVGGGYIAAEFAHVAARAGAEATIVHRGTRPLEGFDPDLVDQWQRATRDAGINLELNAAVEAVEKRGTGLIVHAASGAHKHAYEADLVVHAAGRVPEIDDLDHEKGNVRAETRGVVVNEYLQSVSNPAVYAGGDSAASAGLPLTPVAGMDGEVIAANLLKGNQRKPDYSAVPTVVFSLPPLAAVGLREEVAEARGLRFTVKHEDMSDWYSSRRIGNAYASYKVLVDEEEDRILGAHVLGPHADDVINLFALAMRAGVKASAVRNALYAYPSASGDISYMV
- a CDS encoding amylo-alpha-1,6-glucosidase, with the protein product MRKIGPGACGTVLESPLVRFGREICGDLPSGIRREWIVTNGLGGYASGTLAGIATRRYHGLLVAALTPPVGRTVLVGGLAEWAGYGGRRYPLSTHEYGDGTVDPPGYKYQRGFLLEGMLPVWHFELADAVVEKRVWMALGANTTYVRYRLVRGTEPVNLEITPLVTYRDFHALRSGQGWRPEAAAVAGGVMIRASADAVPYRLVCDGGRFAAGGVWYWNFRHREEAARGLDDRSDLYAPGVFHASLQTGESVTLVATAEAGEVVEGSAALEGARARQEELLRRAGVAHGDRVLQQLTLAADQFLVSRNTDGGAGKTVIAGYHWFNDWGRDTMISLPGLALSTGRPAEAAGILRGFARFVADGLLPNNFPDRSGAIPGYNTADASLWYVLAVRAYHEATGDDGLVDELLPALREILERHLQGTRFGIGMDPADGLLRAGQPGVQLTWMDAKVGDWVVTPRIGKPVEINALWYNALRTVAAFLAVRREVAAERYATVAERVHTSFRARFLGPDRRHLADVVDGPGGDDLTLRPNQIFAVSLPFPLLDGADAAGVVDEVGRMLLTTYGLRSLSPDNPAYRGDYGGDVARRDGAYHQGSVWAWLIGPYAEAHHRVHRDPEAALALLRSFAPHLCDAGLGTISEIFDGDPPHLPRGCIAQAWSVAEVVRVWRTLVPVGVNAV
- a CDS encoding isochorismatase family protein; this encodes MNYAPLDPKNAVILFADLQAGILERSATHDPARLRRAVAALAKLARLFEIPAILTTAAGESGEPRVTPEIAASLGALPQHVRNTTDAFIHAATRDAIAQTGKKTLLVAGVATEIIVQHSALSGAARGYQVQVVVDACGGLSPRTEDAALRRLVQAGIVTTSIASIAGQLAGDFTQAKGGQAIGILYEMASP